The following are encoded in a window of Prevotella melaninogenica genomic DNA:
- the coaBC gene encoding bifunctional phosphopantothenoylcysteine decarboxylase/phosphopantothenate--cysteine ligase CoaBC, whose amino-acid sequence MLKGKKIVLGITGSIAAYKSCLIIRELIKSGAEVQVVITPAGKEFITPITLSALTHKPVVSEFFSQKDGTWNSHVDLGLWADAMVIAPCTAATLGKMANGVADNMLLTTYLSMKAPVFIAPAMDLDMYKHPSTQKNIRTLRSFGNHIIEPGSGFLASGLEGKGRMEEPENIVKALADFFSTSSESQSYIEDLKGKKILITAGPTYEKIDPVRFIGNYSSGKMGFALAEECSRRGAKIVLVAGPVSLTCSESIQRVDVESCKEMYEAAVGEFPHCDAAILCAAVADFRPEEIAEQKIKRVGDDLLLKLKPTQDIAATIGTMKGEGQRIVAFALETNEEESNAQRKLEKKNADFIVLNSTRIPGTTFQADDNQITIINKEGKKSYAKKPKTEVARDIINELVSIL is encoded by the coding sequence ATGCTGAAAGGAAAGAAAATAGTTTTAGGCATAACAGGCTCTATTGCAGCGTATAAGAGTTGCCTTATTATCCGTGAGCTGATAAAGAGTGGAGCAGAAGTGCAGGTAGTTATTACGCCTGCTGGTAAGGAGTTTATTACTCCTATCACATTGTCTGCATTAACACATAAACCTGTTGTAAGTGAGTTTTTTTCACAAAAGGATGGTACGTGGAACTCTCATGTAGACCTCGGACTATGGGCGGATGCAATGGTTATTGCTCCTTGTACAGCTGCAACGCTGGGTAAGATGGCAAATGGAGTAGCTGACAATATGCTTCTTACGACTTATCTCTCAATGAAAGCACCAGTCTTCATTGCACCTGCAATGGACTTAGATATGTATAAGCATCCATCAACGCAGAAGAATATAAGAACACTGCGTAGCTTTGGAAATCATATTATTGAGCCAGGTAGCGGTTTTCTTGCCAGTGGTCTTGAGGGTAAGGGAAGGATGGAAGAACCAGAGAATATTGTTAAGGCTTTGGCGGATTTCTTCTCTACTTCATCGGAGTCGCAATCTTATATAGAAGATTTAAAAGGTAAAAAGATTCTTATAACAGCTGGTCCTACATACGAAAAGATTGACCCTGTACGTTTTATTGGTAACTATTCATCAGGTAAAATGGGTTTTGCTTTGGCAGAAGAGTGCAGTCGACGTGGTGCAAAGATTGTGCTTGTTGCTGGTCCTGTGAGCCTTACTTGTTCTGAAAGTATTCAGAGAGTTGATGTTGAAAGCTGTAAGGAAATGTATGAAGCAGCAGTAGGGGAGTTCCCTCATTGTGATGCAGCAATACTTTGTGCAGCTGTTGCTGACTTCCGTCCAGAAGAGATTGCAGAACAAAAGATTAAGCGAGTGGGTGACGATTTACTCTTAAAACTGAAGCCAACTCAGGATATTGCCGCAACTATTGGCACTATGAAAGGAGAAGGACAACGCATTGTTGCTTTTGCATTAGAAACAAATGAAGAAGAAAGCAATGCCCAAAGAAAGTTGGAAAAGAAGAATGCTGACTTCATAGTTTTGAACTCAACAAGAATTCCAGGTACAACTTTCCAAGCAGATGATAACCAAATAACGATTATCAACAAAGAAGGTAAGAAGAGTTATGCTAAGAAACCAAAGACAGAAGTGGCTCGTGATATTATTAATGAGCTTGTTTCTATTCTCTAA
- a CDS encoding DUF4835 family protein — MSLFLFSNGELSAQELNAKVTVNHNQIQGTDASVFENLQQTLEQFINTRQWTHYQFQRNERINCNFNITVSKYDPSSNLFTCSALIQANRPVYNAAYSSTLYNNQDGDFNFTFAQFDQIEFNEENIDNQLTALIAYYAYLIIGLDLDSFSPMGGDDILQRCMVLTNNAQNLNFTGWKAFDNSRNRFAIINDYLDGAMKPFRQLQYDYYRTGLDEMANNAERGRTNITSALENGLKKAHENRPISMLPQIWTDYKKDELANIYKGKGTQKEKELVYDILFGINASQNITWDKIKQ, encoded by the coding sequence ATGAGCTTGTTTCTATTCTCTAATGGAGAATTATCTGCGCAAGAGCTAAATGCAAAGGTAACCGTGAATCATAATCAGATTCAGGGTACAGATGCTTCTGTCTTTGAGAATCTACAACAGACTTTAGAACAGTTTATTAATACACGGCAATGGACTCATTATCAGTTTCAAAGAAATGAACGTATAAACTGTAACTTTAATATTACAGTTAGCAAATATGACCCAAGTAGCAACCTCTTTACTTGTTCTGCTTTGATTCAAGCAAACCGACCTGTTTATAATGCAGCTTATAGTTCTACACTCTATAATAATCAAGATGGTGACTTTAATTTCACCTTTGCTCAATTCGATCAGATTGAGTTTAATGAGGAGAATATAGATAATCAACTGACGGCTCTGATAGCTTATTATGCTTATCTTATCATAGGGTTAGATTTAGACTCTTTTTCTCCTATGGGTGGTGATGATATCCTACAACGCTGCATGGTTTTGACGAATAATGCACAGAATCTTAACTTTACGGGTTGGAAAGCTTTTGATAATTCACGCAACCGCTTTGCTATTATCAACGATTATCTTGATGGTGCTATGAAGCCTTTCCGCCAATTGCAGTACGATTATTACCGAACAGGTTTGGATGAAATGGCTAATAATGCAGAACGTGGTCGTACAAATATCACGTCAGCTTTGGAGAATGGATTAAAGAAAGCACATGAGAATCGTCCAATAAGTATGTTACCACAAATATGGACAGACTACAAGAAGGACGAGTTGGCTAATATATATAAAGGCAAAGGAACACAAAAAGAAAAAGAATTGGTCTACGATATTCTCTTTGGTATCAATGCCAGTCAGAATATTACATGGGATAAAATAAAACAATAG